Sequence from the Paenibacillus tundrae genome:
CATCATGCCCGGCTTCCAAATGTCAGCCTTACGTATTCCAACATGGCATTTCAGGTACTATTATAGCGAATAAACAGATGAAAGACGAAAAAAAGAGCAGTCTGCGGGTATCGCAGAATTGCTCTTTTGCCCAGGCGACCGGCCGTTTGTTCCGGTGCTCCATTGTGGTTGTGCCCACTTCGTCGCCAGTTACACCGGATCCCTGTTTTCCCCTTCATCATAAAACAACCTGCGCTTAAAATCAACGGGTAATTTACATCACATGTCTGTTTTTAGATGACAGTTCAAGTACGTGAGGCATGTCTATCAATCATATAAAGGTTCTACCTTGGATGGCCAAGCTGGACTTTATTCGTACGATCAAGCTGATCACCGATCTCAGCTTCCGAGGTTTACACTATGGATACGTTGTTTAAACTACCCCTGTGCACTCTGCCTTATTCCAACTTGTCCAAAAGCCGATCAAGTGCAGTTCGAATCTCAGCAGCAGTCACGTTGTAATCATCTCGATTGCCGCCAAACGGATCGGAGATGTCGAAGCTTGGAATTCGTTGTCGGATCTCAATGACACGTTCCCGCTCCGTTGCTAATATTTCTTGACCAAGTGCACGCTTCATCTCCAATGTCGCGAACAAGCTATCTAGCTCCTGCAGATCGTTCATCACTTGCTCGTCATCTTCCACGTATTCTTTGAGTGTATAGGTTTTGTGGACAGAGTCCGGGAAAACTTGCAGCACATGCTGCTTATGACTGCGAGTCAGTGTAAGAATCAGATCAGCCCAACCAACAAGCCCTGCACTCAGTTGTGTCGAGTGTGGCGGCCCTTCAACACGGTGATCCTTCAGTACCGCCTCGGCATGACGCGAAATCGGCATTCCCTGTGTGGCGGCAACGCCCGCTGAACGCACCTCGACTTGAATGCCACGCTCCGAAGCAAGCTTACGCAAAAGCCCCTCTGCCATGGGGCTGCGGCACGTATTACCTGTACATACAAACAAAATATGTTTCATTGCGGTAGCCTCCCCATTTTATATATGTTATCAAATGTATACTTCATCGTTTAAGAAATTGAATTACGATTGCAACAGCATTAGTTGCTTTAAGCGCGTGTTCGAAAAAGGGATTAATTAAAAGCGGACATTCTGCAAATCTCTTTCCTACGATTATACTCACACCAGAAGGATATACAACCACTCGGCATTGAACCATTTAGTCTAGTTAGTGCAATCAAGGGTTAAGCTCATGGGTTACAGCTCAAAAGATAAACAATAATCCAAAGGCGAGCAGAATCGCTCCACCTACAGCTTCACCATAATCCCCCAGGTTATGACTCACCCGTCGTCCAAGCAACAGACCCATCATCGACATCAAGCCTCCGCACACGCCAAAAGCAAGCACAGTCAAGATCAGTTCACTACTGAACATCCCTAGAGAAACCCCTACGGAAAATGAATCTATGCTGACACTGAGTGAAAATAAAGTCACACCCAGCAGTGAGCGGTGATTCACCAGCTTCGTCTCTCCTTCACGGAAGGCATTCAGAATCATATGCGCACCCAAAAGAACAAGCAAACCACCTGCCGCATACGTGGTAATGTCACCAAGCAATGAGCTGACATACTTACCCGTGTACATACCGATCAGTGGCATGATGATATGGAACAGGGCGGTGATTGTACTGATCCGCAGTACATCCCGTAGACGAATGCCTTTCATCCCCATCCCGATTCCCAGCGAGAAGGCATCGAAACCAAGAGCCACAGCCATAATCAAAATGGTTACTAACTGCCCTACATGGGCAGATATATCCCACATTCCCATACCCCCATCACGTAAAGGTTCTTGTACACGATATGCGGACAAGGACCTAAACATGACCAGAGGATATGATTGAACATCTGGATCACAGATATTTTGAATGCCGTGAGACACTTTAGTAGTCCAGACACCCTGGCTTGACCCTTTATATGGCGAGTTCTACTCGCCTTGATATAAGAGGAACACTGGGCGACTGGACAAGTATCTGTTGCGGGCTAACCGACCTGGATGAGTCGGTGACCCGCCGCTTTGAGCAGCCGATTCATGACGGCTGCACCTAATCCTTCGCGCGAGCAGGCCTCAGCCACAATATATGTGGCGCCTTGCTCATCGCAGCTCCGCAGCGCGGCGTATAGCCGGCGCGCTGCTTCTTCCAGCTCGCTGGCATCGCCCAGCGAGAATACGGCATCGGCGCGGTACTGCTCCGCGTGCTCGGCGAACGCCAGCACCGCGGTGCGCTCTCCGCGCTGCGCCGCCTCTGCGAGGGCGGCGCTAACCCAGGCCGCCACCGCTGCGGGCGGCCCCTCCACCACGCACAGCGCACCTTCGGGCGCATAGTGCGTGTACTTCATGCCCGGCGAGCGTGGCGCCGGGCTGGCTTCGCCAGCGGACCCCTCGGCGAGTAACGCCGGGTTCGTGGCGACACGGGCGGCCACAGCGGACAATTGTTCCGCTGTGATGCCGCCAGGGCGCAGGATGGTGACGGTACCGTCGTCACCGACCTGCACGACCGTGGACTCGACGCCCACCCCGGTGGGGCCGCCGTCCACGATGCCGCCGATGCGGCCAGCCAGATCCTCGCGCACATGTGCTGCGAGAGTTGGGCTTGGCCGTCCGGAGCGGTTAGCGCTCGGCGCAGCCACAGGGCATGCTGCCGCGGCTATTAACTGCAAGGCCACAGGGTGATCCGGCATGCGCACGGCCACCGTGTCTAGCCCAGCGGTGACCCGTGGAGACACCGCCCCCGGTCTAACCGGCAACACCAGCGTCAGTGGCCCCGGCCAGAAGGCCGTCATCAGCGCTTCCGCCGTAGTATTCACTTCGGTTACCAGTGCATCCAACTGGTCTCTGTGCGCAATATGCACGATCAGAGGATTATCCGATGGGCGACCTTTAGCTACAAACACAGCTTCTACCGCTGCTGTGCTTCGGGCATCTGCCCCTAAACCATAGACCGTCTCAGTCGGAAAGGCTACCGTTTGACCTTGACGAATGCAGGCAGCGGCAGCCTGCAAGTCAGCGAGCGCCTGTTCATAGGCGCTCTCTCTTTTTACATTAGACTCATCATTCGATGTAGCCGCCTGCACAGACCCGTGTCCAGCAGATAAGCTCTCCTGTGGTTCATGCTCCACTTGATCGCCACCAACGTTGGCATTATGCATGTCCGTACCAGCGGTATGAAGCAGCACATGGACATCCCACATACGAGTAACCATCTTATCCACCGATCCCTGCACCTGTACACCCAGACCCGATTCGCCTTCCATACCTTGAAGGGATGCCTGCTGGTTCAGTCCATGGGTATGCAACTCACCTTGAAACTTCGCCGTCGAAGGCACTTTATCGCTCTCCGACTGTACATTACGCTCCATCTGCTCGCGATCTAACGGTGAATGTTCATTCTGCTGCGATCTATTCTGTTTGTTCTCTTGCTCATTTCTCATATATCCATCATTCCTAAGCTTCAATAAGGTAGTAAACATTAGGTGTGTCTTACATCTATCTTAGAGCATCTTTCGCCGTCTTCTCGTCCATACTGGGTCACTTTCTCTTGACTTACCTTAGTACACCCACGAAAAACATCCTTACCTTGAACGAAAATTAAGCATTGTTTGCGCCTGCGGAGTTGTAAGACATGCCTTTAACGCCTGATTAAACGACGTCCGTGTTTAATTTTGGTTTTGAATACTTACAATTATAACATATCTCTTAGTTTCTAAGATGAAACTCCGAACCCCCGTCATTCACAGCAGAGCTCACTTCAACAAAGGGCAACTCCATGTACCGAAGTCGCCCTTACATCATATCAATCTATTCACTTTCCGATTAAGCAAACAATCCCGTTACCCAGCCACAAAATTTCACAACCATATCCCAGAGGAAGAAACGCGTTTCCGGTGTTCCCACTTGTACGGACGCCTCCACATCTCCCGCAGAAGCAGCTGCTGTAGCTGTATTCGTCTTCGTAACTGCATCTCCTGTACCCGCATCAATGAAGCATAATGGAGGAAACAATACACACCACCAGTTCTGACCACTACCTTCTCCCAGTGTTATACGCACTGCTTCATATTCTCCAGCCGGATATACCGTACCTCCATATAGTTTGGTCGGAAAAGGAACCACGCCCAGCTCAACCTGGTAGTCATAATCCAGCCCACGACTGGCAAGCTCCTCTCCAACTCGCTCTTCAATCTCAGACAAATGCTGACGAATCACCCCACGGGCTTCATCCAGGTCCTGAGGATTCGCCAGCTCCGTCACCCATTGATCCATCTGAGCAACCACCGCATCACGAATCTCCCGTTTCACCAACTGATCTCCAGCCGAATCTGAATTAGCTAGAATACGCAACCGTATTGATTGTTCTGGAATTGCTGTAGCAGCTACAGCCGCATCCGTTTTCTGACCTTCCCACATCATAATAATCATCATAAGACATACTAGAATAAGTCCAATTTGTTTCACAATTCGTCTACTCATGCCGTTCTCCCCCTTGGCTCCCGTGATCATAATTTTTATAAGTGCTTTCGCTATGAACTCTCACTATAACTCTCTCATGTCTATCAGTATGCCCAGAGGAAGTAGAGTTAAACCTATTAAACTCCATACCTCTCAATTTTTTTATCCAACATATGCTAGGATGTGTCTCAGAACAAATAAATCAATTCGTGTAATTAGAAGTAAAACGTTTGAAATAAAAAGAATGAGGTAACGAGCAGGATGCACAGGTATTAGAAAGAGATAATGATGACCGTGGGGGAGGCAAGTGAGAGACATGTTGTGCTCCATCCATTCACCAGTGTGTCCGTCCAAATGAAATCCCATGTATCATGCCATTCACTGGATCGTCGGCAGCGATGTAACCTGATGAGATGTACCAGAAGAACGTTAGACCAGGCTTAAAGTTGGATTTTTGAATGGGTTTTGAGGGAGTCTTGAGTAAGTTTTAGAGTGGGTTTTGAGGGGGCTGGAGTGAGTTTTGGAGCGGGTTTGGAGTGGGTTTGGAGCGAGTTTGGAGTCAGTTTGGAGTGAGTTTAGAGCAGGTGAAGATTACGTTGGAAAAAGAGCCTTAAAAGGGTATTCATAAACGAACCTCTTTCCATACACCTTCAGTGTAACGAATCTGAGAGACCTTATTTGGTCGTATTACGGTAAATGGAATTGGTAACGAACCTGAGGAACGTTATATTACGAAATACCGTTGAATAGGTCTAAATTTTATGCTCCAAAGGCGTATTAGGGTGTCCACGATTCGTTAGCATTTTCTGAGTGCCCATTTTCCCGCCAATAAGGCCTACTGAGTTCGTTAGAGATGACACATGATCAACTGTCGTGACTTCAAATCTCACGCTCACTTGGGGGCATCATCCACTGCCCACGTCTTTTCGCGCCTGCTAATGTCACTTTCTCTTGACGATCCGATATACCTGCGGAAAACGTCCTTGCTTGAACGTAATTTCATGCTCTGCCTTCCTTCAAAAATTTCTCAGACACACTCAGACCAAAAAGAGCCGATCCCACCTTAATGGTGATAACCGACCCTAATTTAAAAGCCGCTATAACGAAGTGGGAAACATACTCGGAAGGCGGGGCAAATTCACACGATCATACTCCCCTTTCCTTTCCAACCTTATGTCCACACCTTGCTTATAGTCATGTCTACGTTTATGTCTGTGATCCATGTATGTCCACAACCTGCTTATAGCCATGCCTACGTTAATGTCCGTGATCCTATTTACGTCTGTCCCCTCGTTCATGCCTGTGATCCGTGTATGTCCACATTCTGCTTATAGCAATGCCTACGTTTATGTCCGTGATCCTATTTACGTCTGTCCCCTCGTTTATGCCTGTGATTCGTGCATGTCCACACCTTGCTTATAGCAATACCTACGTTTATGTCCGTGATCCTATTTATGTCTGCCCTCTCGTTCATGCCTGTGATCCGTGTATGTCTGTCCTTCGTTTATGCCTTTGATCCTGTTTATGCCTGTGCTCTCATTTATGACTACTTTATATCTGCACTCCCGTCTAAACCCACGCTCGGGATTACATCTCTACTTGATCCTGTTCCTTTTCCTTGTTCTTGTTCTTGATTTTGTTCAGCACATCCAGCCCACTCACCCAACTCCGTACTCTTGCTGGCAAACTCGGTGGCTGCTCCTCTGACACGATAATATCTTCATCCTCAGGACCATACAGCTTGATGCTCATGGCAATCGCAATGCAAGCCATATTGATAAGCAGTGACGTTCCTCCGTAGCTAATAAACGGTAAAGTAATCCCTGTGAGCGGCATCAACCCCAGAAAGGCACCAATATTCTCAAATACCTGATACAGCAACATCCCTATAATTCCAATAATAATCACTGGTCCGGCTCGGTCTTTACATTCCAGTGCAATAAGCACCATCCGATGGATTAGGACAAAATAAAGCAATAGCAGCACTGCACCGCCCACAAAGCCAAACTCTTCGGCAATCACGACGAAAATAGAATCCGAATACGTATAAGGCACACGCCCGCTTTGCACCGATGTACCTTGCAAGTACCCTTTTCCAATGATGCCGCCTGATCCTATAGCTAGACCTGCATTTTTGGTATGCCAGGTTGCTTTGGCAGTCGCTTTCTCTGGTACAAGCCAAGGATCAATCCGCTCTGCCCAATGCTCTCGATCTACCTTCTCCAGAAAAGCGAAAATTTCTTCATGATACGTGACATATGATTTAACGAAGCCAAAAAAAGCCACACCAATAATGGCAATACCAATCAAGGCATGTTTCAGCTTAATATTACCAATCCAGAGCACCGCTGCCAAAATAACAACATACCCCAAGGCATTCCCCAGGTCATTCTGTATCATAACAAGTGCAAAGGGAATAAAGGTCCACCACCCAATCGGCACGATGTCTCTCCAAAATCCGAGTTCTCTTCCTTTTCGCTTAATTAGCAAATGGGCGAGAAATAAAATTAAGATCATTTTAAACAGTTCCGCAGGTTGAAATGAGAAAGTATCCCCTAGCTTTAGCCAGCCATTGGCATTGTTGACCGAGCCACCTACGAAATTGGCAAGGAGAAGCAAAATATTTCCGATGACATACAGATAAAAAGCATATTTCACAATGAGCTTATAATTGATAAACCCCATTCCAATCACGACAATGAATCCGGCAATGTAAAATTGTAAGGTTTTGATATGATGGTTGCTCAATGTAGAATCGGTCTGCGTCCCGCTATATACGGCAGCTATGCTTATTCCCATAAGCAACAGCAGTACAAATAGTATGATTCCATCCATCTTCCTCAACATTCTCAACATGTACTCACTCTTCCCCCTAAGATGCTCTTGCCAATCTCTCCTCCCTTTATTGTATAGAATTGGAATGAAAAATGGAAATCCATAGGATTGTAAATATCGGGAAGCGTATCCCTTCCTGGGTCACCACTACAACAACCACAACAAAAAAACCCGAGAACCGTAGATCCATGTTGCTCGAATCTATGGCTTTCAGGTTTTGTGTTATATCCCATGAACCACAATTAGGATTGTTCTTGTTGTGACGGTTTGCGTTTAAACAATTTCATAATCAGTTCCGTAATGCTAAGTTGCTCTGATGAGCCCAGGATATCTTCGTTCTCCTCCGTGTGCACCTTGATACTCATGACAACACCCATACTCAGCATGTTGAGCACAAGAGAGGTACCCCCGAAACTAATGAACGGCAGCGTAATCCCCGTCAGTGGCATCAGACCAATAAACGGACCAATGTTAACAAAAATCTGATAGAGTAACATCGATATGATACCAACAATCAGATACGGCCCGGCTCGATCCTTACACTCCAATGCGATTAATACCAGCCTATGAATCAGAATAAAGTAGAGCAGTAGCAGCACCGAAGCGCCTACAAAACCGAACTCTTCCCCGATCTGAACAAAAATGGAGTCGGCATACGCCAGCGGTACCCGGTTGGATTGAATCGTTGTCCCTTCCAAATATCCTTTACCACTAATGCCTCCAGAGCCAATCGCCAGCTTAGCATTATACGTCTGCCATAGAACATCTCGGGAGGTCTGATCTGGCACAAGCCAAGGATCGAAACGATCTGCCCAGTGGGCACGCCCGATGTCCTGAAGGAATTTGGTGATCTGATCGTGATAGTGAACGTATGCCTGCGTACCCGCGATAAAAGCAGCAACAGCGATGATAAAACCAATCAAGGCGTGGCTGAACTTCACATTACCAATCCACAGTAATCCAACAAGAATCACGACGTAACTGAGCGCATTCCCCAAGTCGTTTTGCAACAAAACGAGTACCAATGGAGGCAGAACACAGAGAGCAATCGGGATGACATCCCGCCCAAATAACAAAGGTCTGTTCTTCTTTCGTGACAGTAAGGCAGACAAAAAGACAATCAAACACAGCTTAAATAACTCTGCCGGTTGCAAACTTAGACCGAAGATGGACAACCAGCCCTGTGCTCCGTAATAGGTCACACCAAAAAAGTTAACGATAACGAGCAGCAGTAGACCGCCACCGTAAATGTATAAATAGTTTTTGATAATCACTTTATAGTTAATCATGGACATTCCGAAGAATACGATGAACCCTATAATATAGAATATCCCAGCCCGCTGAGGATAGGATTCCCACCTCGGACGACCAAACGTGGTGCTATAAATGGATAAAATACTGATAACCATCAAGATAACTAATATAAATACGATGTTGTAGTCAATTTTTTTGAATTTATGCAGCATGTAATTATGTTCCTCCAAGCATTCAGCAATCTTCGGTATATCTCATTGTAGAGGATTTCACGGCAAAAAGAAAACCTCCGCAATCTTACATTTATGTCACCTGTTCCGAAGTACGAACACCTAGTACATGCCGCTCGATTCCAGCAAGGTCGGGTACGATGATAATCTCCGGCCAATGTCCGGCAGATTCCAGCAAGGCAGCAATGTCACGCGCCTGGCCCTGCCCCAGTTCAAAACCAACAATTTGCGGCGGCGCTGGCAACAGCGTAAGCTGCTCCAGCATCACCCGGTACGGCGCAAGCCCATCCGGGCCGCCGTCCAAGGCAGTGCGCGGCTCATGATCGCGCACCTCAGGCTGTAACCCGGCGATATCTGCCGCCGGGATATAGGGCGGGTTGGACACCAGGATGTCCACCCGTGCCCCAGCGAACGGAGCGAGCAGATCGCCTTCACGGAAGTCGATCTGTACGCCGTTCGTAGCCGCGTTCCGCGCGGCTACTTGCAGGGCGGCCGCCGAGATATCCCCGGCGCCCACCTGCCACTGCGGGCGAAGCGTAGCCATCGTCACCGCGATGGCACCGCTGCCCGTGCCAATGTCGACGGCGTGCACTGCATCGCCGCTCGCAAACACGCGGTCGGCCTCGCGCAGCACAGCCTCGACCAACAGCTCGGTCTCCGGCCGCGGGATCAGCACGGCCGGCGTGACCTCGAACGGCAGCCCGTAGAACTCCTGGCTGCCGATAATGTATTGCGCCGGCTCACCCGCAGCCTTGCGCGTGACGGCGTCCTCCCAGCGGCTGCGAAGCTCGCTTGGGAAAGGCTCCGGCTGCATCATATAGTACTGGGCGCCATAGACGCCAAGTACATGTTCCAGCAGCAGCCGGGCGTTATTGTGCGGCTCGTACACGCCGCACTTCTCCAAAAAAGAGGAAGCCTCTACGAAGGCTTCCCGACAGCTCTGTCCCTGCGTCATCACAAACTGGGCGCGGGTCACAGATTATTCTCCTCTATCCATCATCTCAGTCTGCTGAGCAATGGTCAGTGCAGACAAGATATCTTCAATCTCTCCGTTCATAATCTGATCCAGCTTGTGCATAGTCAGACCAATACGGTGATCCGTTACACGGCTTTGCGGGAAGTTGTACGTACGAATCCGTTCACTACGGTCACCTGTTCCCACTTTGCTCTTCCGTTCAACCGAAATTTTCGCTTCTTCTTCCATACGTTTCATATCGAAGATCCGTGTACGCAGAACCTGCAACGCTTTTTCTTTGTTGGAGTTCTGGGATTTACCATCCTGACACGTTGCTACAATACCCGTTGGCACGTGTGTTACACGTACAGCGGATTTCGTTGTATTAACCGATTGTCCACCGGCACCACTGGAACAGAACGTATCTACACGGATGTCTTTGTCATGAATTTCAATATCAAAATCTTCCGCTTCCGGCATAACCGCAACCGTTGACGTCGACGTATGAATACGTCCGCCGGATTCTGTTGTTGGAATACGTTGCACACGGTGTGCACCGCTCTCGTATTTCATTTTGCTGTAAGCGCCGCGTCCGTTAATCATGAAGACAACCTCTTTGAATCCGCCGAGATCGTTCGTGTTCACGTCCATCAGCTCAACACGCCAGCCTTGTGCATCTGCATAGCGCGTATACATCCGGTATAGATCCGCTGCAAACAATGCCGCTTCATCTCCACCAGCCGCTCCGCGAATCTCCACAATAACGTTTTTGTCGTCATTTGGATCTTTCGGCAACATAAGCACACGAATCAGTTCTTCCAATTCTTTCTGGCGCGTGCTCAGCTCTTCAATTTCCATTTTGACCATTTCACGCATCTCATCATCTAACTTCTCGCCTTGCATTTCCTTCGCAGCATCGAGATCTTCACTTACTTGTTTGTATTCATTGTACGCATCGTACGTTGGTTGCAGATCGGATTGTTCCTTAGAATACTCGCGCAGCTTCTTGTTATCACTTGCTACATCCGGGTCACACAACAGCTCGCTGAGCTTGTCGTAACGGTCGGCCAAAGCCTGTAATTTATCCAACATTATATCGTCACCTCACGTATTATTTTCATTCATGTCGTTTCTTGCATACCGGCATTCGTACTATTTATAATTCTCAGTCGCACAGGATTTCCGTGAAATCCCCTGACCTTAGCATGGATTAAATATTCATATATGATCGACGATCGACGTATAACATCGCTACAACGTCATCAAATCCTTTACTTTTAAAGTGATATAAAGAAATCGCGTACCCTGTACAGAACCCGCTTCAACTCAGCGAGTTAAGTAACATCTTCAACCTAGGTATACGACTCTTAATTATAGCATATTCTTATGATTATGAATAGCAACCATTCTGCTACCGGATGAACTAAATTTTCCACTATGTATGACTGAACAGCATTGAACATAAGCAGGTAAGGAATCGTAAGGATATTCTATAGTGCAAAGTAATAAATGATTAGTCTCCGCGACCCTGAGCCGGTCTAAAAAGAGTAGGAAAAACGCCGATGACCTTCTTTTAGGCAACCGACGTTTCTTATTCATTCGTGTCCACAAGCTTACTTTTGGATGGAACGACTTCTATTGGCGTTTTGGCATCTGACTCTCGTCCATATATAGCAGGTTCCAACGGTGACCATCCAGATCGGCAAAGCCTGCACCGTACATCCAGCCGTCAGTTTCACTGGGCTTACCAAAGACGCTGCCTCCAGCGCTCTCTACTTTTTGGATAAAGGCATCTACTTCTTCCCGGCTCTCCGCACTAATAGAGAATATCACTTCTGCGCTATGGGAAGTATCAGCAATTTGGGAACCTGTAAATTTCTCAAACGTCGCATTCGGGAACAGCAGAATCGTCGTTTGACCTATAGTAAGCTTGGCTCTTTCGTGACCAACGTTCGCCGCATGGAATCCAATCTCATTGTAAAAGCGCGTCGACTTCTCAACGTCTTTGACCGGCAGGTTAATCCAAATATCCTGTGACATGGTCGTAGCCTCCTATACATTAAATTCACTATGCATAATATACTCTATTTCTGAAGCCAAAAAGTGAATTCTTCTCCTAGCTTTCCCTCTCCGTAACATAGCCCGTAATTTCCCACTGTCCTTCTTGATACGCTAATATCATTTCCAGAGCAATCGCACCTTCATTCGCACGATACTTACTGACCTCAAGTGTGATCTCATTCGGATTGTCTGACTGTTTGTACTTTTCCATAGTCAGGAGTATGCCTTTAAGCCTGGTTCCGTCCTGCTCCACAAGCTTCTGCTCGATCAATTGTTCATGGGTATAGTTATAGATGGGAACATTATATTTTTGTTGTAGGTAGGATTCAATCACTTCTCGCTGGGAATCTTCCAGAGGAATCGCTTCGTTCATCACCAGAGAAATGTACTCCATATTCGCATTAAGAGCCGTGTCTATCGATATCAATTCTTCTAACGCAACACGGTAAGGTTCGGTCTGCATATTCTGAGTATCTGCGGTATTCGTATCATTTGCACAAGCCGATGTCAGGAAAACAAATGCTACACCGAATGCAACATACACTAATTTAAGTTTTGTTAAAATGACGATCTCCCCTTATGGTTATTGTAACGTTACTACCTGAACGTTATTCAATACATAAGAGTTGCACATCCCGAGAAATTGTAATGGGTAATGATGAATCGGAAACTGAAAAACATCCTTCATCTATTCATGAAACTAAGTCATAGTATCTTCACTAGCATACTCGTTTCGGTTATGAGCGACCTACAGAAGGTCGTCCTCTAATTGTTCGAGCACAACACTCCACCAACTCTCTTCATCCGAGACACTCACCGGGTCTTTCTCCGTATAGAACTGTCGGAGCTGGTGAAGAGCATTTTTTCTAACTGATTCAGAAGGCTGTTGTACTGTAGGCTTAATCTCACCTCGCCTGAAAGCTTCTAGTTTCGCCTGTACTTGTTCCAGTGTCATCACACTCGGCTCAGAGGTTCTGGAATGCTCATGAATGAACGAAATGTATTGATGTAGGAACGCCAGAAATAGGCTTAGATTGGTGTTAATGACACTATATTCACCCGTCTGCCCATCCATCCTGTAGAGTGTGCCGACCTCCTCCTCCAGACCAAATAAAGTCGATGGATCCTCCCACTCATACCCGATTGGAAACAACGTTACGAGTTCATCTGGCGTTCGAACCAGTCCTTGATCTGTTAGGGGTGTAAAATGAACCCCGAG
This genomic interval carries:
- the prfA gene encoding peptide chain release factor 1, with the translated sequence MLDKLQALADRYDKLSELLCDPDVASDNKKLREYSKEQSDLQPTYDAYNEYKQVSEDLDAAKEMQGEKLDDEMREMVKMEIEELSTRQKELEELIRVLMLPKDPNDDKNVIVEIRGAAGGDEAALFAADLYRMYTRYADAQGWRVELMDVNTNDLGGFKEVVFMINGRGAYSKMKYESGAHRVQRIPTTESGGRIHTSTSTVAVMPEAEDFDIEIHDKDIRVDTFCSSGAGGQSVNTTKSAVRVTHVPTGIVATCQDGKSQNSNKEKALQVLRTRIFDMKRMEEEAKISVERKSKVGTGDRSERIRTYNFPQSRVTDHRIGLTMHKLDQIMNGEIEDILSALTIAQQTEMMDRGE
- a CDS encoding VOC family protein; this encodes MSQDIWINLPVKDVEKSTRFYNEIGFHAANVGHERAKLTIGQTTILLFPNATFEKFTGSQIADTSHSAEVIFSISAESREEVDAFIQKVESAGGSVFGKPSETDGWMYGAGFADLDGHRWNLLYMDESQMPKRQ
- a CDS encoding SUKH-4 family immunity protein, with protein sequence MAQQLTHVRYDKALVEAAQLPKEIQELLLHSGLPQFRLAGEHVLGVHFTPLTDQGLVRTPDELVTLFPIGYEWEDPSTLFGLEEEVGTLYRMDGQTGEYSVINTNLSLFLAFLHQYISFIHEHSRTSEPSVMTLEQVQAKLEAFRRGEIKPTVQQPSESVRKNALHQLRQFYTEKDPVSVSDEESWWSVVLEQLEDDLL